A genomic segment from Elusimicrobiota bacterium encodes:
- a CDS encoding 2-oxoacid:ferredoxin oxidoreductase subunit beta has protein sequence MENTKLTARDFAPSQPVKWCPGCGDFAILAQVHKTMAAMGLPHEKYVVVSGIGCSSRFPYYVNTYGVHSIHGRAPAVASGIKLSNPELSVWVVTGDGDGLSIGGNHMLHAIRRNIGLKILLFNNRIYAMTKGQASPTTQLGTKTKTTPMGTIDYPFNPARFAIGLDCTFVARGLDTDMALTSRILERAAGHKGTAFVEIFQKCLPFSEKEFDDLKDPQKKDDLTIKVEHGKPLIFGKNRNKGIVFRNFRSEIVEFEAGSIPAEVAVYDETNAEMAYLISGFQAPEFPIPFGVFRASEKPSYEELYYNQVAAVGDTKGNELETLLSGPDAWEVK, from the coding sequence ATGGAAAACACAAAACTGACAGCCAGAGATTTCGCGCCCAGCCAGCCGGTAAAGTGGTGCCCCGGCTGCGGCGACTTCGCCATACTCGCCCAGGTACATAAGACCATGGCCGCCATGGGCCTGCCGCACGAGAAATACGTGGTGGTCTCAGGCATCGGCTGCTCAAGCCGCTTCCCCTATTACGTGAACACCTACGGCGTCCACTCCATACACGGCCGGGCGCCGGCGGTGGCTTCGGGCATAAAACTTTCAAACCCCGAGCTTTCCGTGTGGGTAGTCACGGGCGACGGCGACGGCCTTTCCATAGGCGGCAACCATATGCTGCACGCCATAAGAAGGAACATCGGCCTGAAAATACTGCTTTTCAACAACCGTATTTACGCGATGACCAAGGGTCAGGCCAGCCCCACCACGCAGTTGGGGACGAAGACAAAAACCACGCCCATGGGAACCATAGATTATCCCTTCAATCCGGCGCGCTTTGCGATAGGGCTTGACTGCACGTTTGTCGCCCGCGGCCTGGATACGGATATGGCGCTCACAAGCCGTATACTTGAGCGGGCTGCCGGGCATAAAGGCACGGCGTTCGTGGAAATATTCCAGAAATGCCTGCCTTTCTCCGAAAAGGAATTTGACGATCTCAAAGATCCGCAGAAAAAAGACGACCTGACCATAAAGGTGGAACATGGCAAGCCGCTCATCTTCGGCAAGAACAGGAACAAGGGCATAGTGTTCAGGAACTTCAGGTCCGAAATAGTGGAATTCGAGGCCGGCTCCATACCCGCCGAGGTGGCCGTTTATGACGAAACCAATGCCGAGATGGCCTACCTGATAAGCGGTTTTCAGGCTCCCGAATTCCCGATACCGTTCGGCGTATTCCGGGCCTCGGAGAAGCCGTCATATGAGGAGCTTTATTATAACCAGGTAGCCGCCGTGGGCGATACGAAGGGCAATGAGCTTGAAACGCTGCTCTCCGGCCCCGACGCGTGGGAAGTAAAATAA
- a CDS encoding magnesium transporter CorA family protein, protein MIKKYKFENNQLVLSEISASPVLVVINPNDDEKQWLVENFKLDEHNLTSAFDPEEPSRLEFEPDHLELILKRPKNYSSKDHFLFKVSSMGLFLFKDKLILALSEDINMFSGKYFKHVAGIREVFLKLIYNSIFHFMEHLKAINMIADELENKINSSMENRHLLNLFTLEKSLVYYLNATNANAYVIDRLKHNAEKIGFSPRSREFLDDILIENNQCMRQSEIYSSILAGLMDARASIVSNNLNVMMKNLNAVVIAVAVPSFFAGVGGMSELCTVTGIADPHLAFLAFVAVMTVIGLLTYYIIKRMEKH, encoded by the coding sequence ATGATAAAAAAGTATAAGTTTGAAAACAACCAGCTGGTTTTATCGGAAATCAGCGCCTCGCCGGTTCTGGTCGTGATAAACCCGAACGACGACGAAAAACAATGGCTGGTGGAGAATTTTAAGCTGGACGAGCACAACCTCACTTCCGCCTTTGACCCCGAAGAGCCCTCCCGTCTTGAATTTGAGCCTGACCATCTTGAGCTGATCTTAAAGCGCCCCAAGAATTATTCCTCAAAAGACCACTTTCTGTTCAAGGTTTCCTCCATGGGACTGTTCCTGTTCAAGGACAAGCTCATTCTGGCTCTTTCCGAAGACATAAACATGTTCTCCGGCAAATATTTCAAACATGTCGCCGGGATACGGGAAGTTTTTCTGAAACTCATTTACAATTCTATTTTTCATTTCATGGAACACCTCAAGGCCATCAACATGATAGCCGACGAACTGGAGAACAAGATAAATTCCTCCATGGAGAACAGGCATTTGCTGAACCTGTTCACCCTGGAAAAAAGCCTGGTTTACTACCTTAACGCCACAAACGCGAACGCCTATGTGATAGACCGCCTTAAGCATAACGCGGAAAAGATCGGCTTCTCGCCGCGCAGCCGGGAATTTCTGGACGACATCTTAATTGAGAACAACCAGTGCATGCGGCAGTCTGAAATTTATTCGAGCATTCTCGCCGGTCTTATGGACGCCCGGGCCTCCATAGTCAGCAACAACCTCAATGTGATGATGAAAAATCTGAACGCCGTGGTTATAGCCGTGGCGGTGCCGAGTTTCTTCGCCGGGGTGGGCGGAATGTCCGAGCTCTGCACGGTTACCGGCATAGCGGACCCGCACCTGGCCTTCCTGGCGTTTGTGGCCGTTATGACCGTCATAGGCCTGCTAACTTATTACATCATCAAACGCATGGAAAAACATTAA
- the rimO gene encoding 30S ribosomal protein S12 methylthiotransferase RimO, which yields MEKVFIVSLGCPKNLTDAEVMAGELLAAGYELTGNEDKADIALVNTCAFLSSAARESEMELERFLSLKKRGKLKAVVAAGCLGERLQGDILKRFPGLDAVVGINALNKVVSALREKKARLPPPEARLYSPIFKARLTAPHSAYLKIADGCDNHCSYCLIPSIRGRFRSKPLEAVIEEAKKLVSSGAKEISLIAQDTTSYGADLYGRPKLFELLRSLTKTEGLEWLRLMYVYPERLTKNTLALMRDRGNICHYLDMPLQHISDEILKKMNRRSSERSIKRKISEIRALVPGIALRTNFIVGFPGETGKDFARLEKFVREARFDNLGVFKYSQESGTSAASFPGQVADEVKTERFNSLISTQSTVIDDINSGLKGKSFKVLMDSHIFGRTYRDAPDIDGKVEVITDAISHKGAAPAIGHMPEAINRKKTPEKHIAYGLKPMAAFYGSAGGTPVLKAGDFVTVKITGASGYTRRGIITKRN from the coding sequence ATGGAAAAAGTATTCATCGTCAGCCTTGGCTGCCCGAAAAACCTCACGGACGCGGAAGTGATGGCGGGGGAACTGCTGGCCGCCGGCTACGAACTGACCGGCAACGAGGATAAAGCCGACATCGCGCTGGTAAACACCTGCGCTTTTTTAAGCTCGGCCGCTCGCGAATCCGAGATGGAGCTTGAGCGCTTTTTGTCGCTTAAAAAGCGCGGCAAACTAAAAGCCGTGGTAGCCGCGGGCTGCCTTGGCGAACGCCTGCAGGGCGACATTCTAAAGCGTTTCCCCGGACTTGACGCCGTGGTAGGGATAAACGCACTGAACAAAGTCGTTTCGGCCTTACGGGAGAAAAAAGCCCGCCTCCCCCCGCCTGAAGCCAGGCTTTATTCGCCAATTTTCAAGGCCCGCCTTACAGCCCCGCACAGCGCCTACCTTAAAATAGCCGACGGCTGCGACAACCACTGTTCCTACTGCCTGATACCTTCCATACGCGGGCGCTTCCGCTCAAAACCGCTGGAAGCCGTTATTGAAGAGGCCAAAAAACTGGTTTCGAGCGGCGCCAAAGAAATTTCACTTATAGCCCAGGACACCACTTCCTACGGCGCGGACCTCTACGGCAGGCCTAAACTGTTCGAACTGCTGAGAAGCCTGACAAAAACAGAAGGCCTTGAGTGGCTCAGGTTAATGTATGTTTACCCGGAGCGGCTCACAAAAAACACTTTGGCTTTAATGCGCGACCGCGGCAACATCTGCCATTACCTGGATATGCCGCTCCAGCATATCTCGGACGAGATATTGAAAAAGATGAACCGCCGTTCCTCGGAGCGTTCCATAAAGCGCAAGATCAGCGAGATCCGCGCTTTAGTGCCGGGCATAGCGCTCCGCACGAATTTCATAGTCGGATTTCCCGGCGAAACCGGCAAAGACTTCGCCCGGCTTGAGAAATTCGTCAGGGAAGCCCGTTTTGACAACCTGGGCGTGTTTAAATATTCACAGGAAAGCGGCACCTCGGCCGCCTCTTTCCCAGGACAGGTCGCCGACGAGGTGAAGACGGAGCGTTTTAATTCTTTAATAAGCACACAGAGCACGGTGATAGACGATATCAACTCAGGCCTTAAAGGAAAGTCTTTCAAGGTTCTGATGGATTCCCATATTTTCGGCCGCACATACCGCGACGCGCCGGATATTGACGGAAAGGTGGAAGTGATAACGGACGCCATAAGCCATAAGGGCGCCGCGCCCGCCATAGGCCATATGCCAGAGGCCATAAACCGTAAGAAAACTCCTGAAAAGCATATAGCGTACGGCTTAAAGCCTATGGCAGCCTTTTATGGCAGCGCGGGAGGAACTCCCGTGCTGAAGGCGGGGGATTTTGTGACGGTTAAGATAACGGGCGCGTCGGGCTACACGCGCAGGGGAATAATCACGAAAAGGAATTAA
- the sucC gene encoding ADP-forming succinate--CoA ligase subunit beta codes for MKLLEYEGKEIFEKYGLPLLKRIGVLKIGDNPEKLKFDGQGPWVIKAQVLAGGRGKAGGVKIANTADTARELAQKMLGMQLITHQTQGRALTVEEVLAEEACDIEREIYISVVLDRKEGVPVVIASAEGGMSIEELAKTRPELIIKTPVDPDCGLLDFQARELAFGLKMPAGVFREFTELAKALVRLFIEQDASLVEINPLAITRAGKLTAIDSKIVTDDNAFFRHKELASKPDHETSEIEKEAKAIGINYIGLDGNIGCMVNGAGLAMATLDTVKLAGGNAANFLDVGGGATVEQITKAFQIILKDEKVKAILINIFGGIMKCDNIAAGVVEASKKVSIGVPLVVRLEGTNVEQGRAILAASGIKIEQAGSLWEAAQKAVGAIRG; via the coding sequence ATGAAACTGCTTGAATACGAAGGCAAGGAAATTTTTGAAAAGTACGGCCTGCCTCTGCTAAAAAGGATAGGCGTGCTTAAAATAGGCGATAACCCGGAAAAACTGAAGTTTGACGGCCAGGGCCCCTGGGTAATAAAGGCCCAGGTGCTGGCCGGGGGCCGCGGCAAGGCGGGCGGCGTTAAAATAGCCAACACCGCCGACACGGCGCGTGAGCTGGCGCAAAAAATGCTCGGGATGCAGCTTATAACGCACCAGACACAGGGGCGCGCGCTTACGGTGGAGGAAGTGCTGGCGGAAGAAGCCTGCGACATTGAAAGGGAAATTTACATTTCAGTGGTGCTTGACCGCAAGGAGGGTGTGCCGGTGGTCATCGCGTCGGCCGAGGGCGGCATGTCCATAGAGGAGCTTGCAAAAACCCGGCCCGAACTTATAATTAAAACGCCCGTGGACCCGGATTGCGGCCTGCTTGACTTCCAGGCGCGCGAACTCGCCTTTGGCCTGAAAATGCCGGCGGGCGTGTTCCGCGAATTTACGGAACTCGCTAAAGCCCTGGTGCGGCTGTTCATTGAGCAGGACGCAAGCCTGGTTGAAATAAACCCCCTTGCCATAACGCGCGCAGGGAAGCTGACGGCCATAGACTCAAAGATAGTGACCGACGACAACGCCTTTTTCCGCCATAAAGAACTGGCCTCAAAACCGGACCATGAGACCTCGGAAATTGAGAAAGAGGCCAAGGCCATAGGCATAAACTATATCGGCCTTGACGGCAATATAGGCTGCATGGTGAACGGCGCCGGGCTCGCCATGGCTACCCTTGACACAGTGAAACTTGCCGGCGGCAACGCGGCGAACTTCCTGGACGTGGGCGGCGGGGCCACGGTGGAGCAGATAACCAAAGCTTTCCAGATAATATTGAAGGACGAGAAGGTAAAGGCGATACTCATCAATATCTTCGGCGGCATAATGAAATGCGACAATATAGCCGCCGGCGTGGTTGAGGCCTCAAAAAAAGTGAGCATAGGCGTGCCGCTCGTTGTGCGGCTTGAAGGCACCAATGTGGAGCAAGGCAGGGCGATACTAGCCGCGTCAGGCATAAAAATAGAGCAGGCCGGTTCGCTTTGGGAAGCCGCGCAGAAAGCGGTGGGCGCAATCAGAGGCTAG
- the bcsG gene encoding cellulose biosynthesis protein BcsG — protein MIFWYWYLFAAAALSFSGYIILDIFLTAALAVIVHLPVPPVFSKPRLITGLKAVAVPVAALALLWRESYLPPVSKLVSFLADPVTRPSMQYVMEFVRQSISLWMLSAGIVLFAITLLASRKKYVLLAMSAYCILTAAWVMQPKRTIPDLGSESPEAFYKKESGRVVEFSPPAKNSPPFDVLILHICSLSWEDIKDSGSDLMPFLSKFDYVFTNFSAACSYSGPAALRVLRSSCGQMPHPQLYAAAPASCYLMDNLRELGFKTYTMFSHDGVYADFSAGVQKYGHADAPLGIAGLPVEYQMFDGTPLYADNAALHKFWKAREDSKAPRAALYYNTANLHIGTHKAGGSRGPDDAASYRQRLTEMTAQLEEFFLEVERSGRNAVVIFVPEHGAALSGTKMQAKDVREIPLPSIVVLPFAVKLIGKSFYADTVKPQVITKPASLQALSWLVAEFLRHNPYTKDAGKPAAIASEIPGTDFMAENENAAVMRLGLGYIYKQKDGKWSPLPAYAGIPPGAIPSPQDFRQAARR, from the coding sequence ATGATCTTCTGGTACTGGTACTTATTTGCGGCGGCTGCGCTTTCCTTTTCGGGGTATATCATCCTGGACATATTCCTGACGGCGGCGCTCGCGGTTATCGTGCATCTGCCGGTCCCTCCGGTCTTCTCAAAACCCCGCCTTATTACCGGCCTTAAAGCGGTTGCGGTTCCGGTTGCGGCGCTCGCCCTGCTATGGCGGGAATCTTATCTGCCTCCAGTCTCTAAACTTGTTTCCTTTCTGGCGGATCCCGTTACCCGTCCGTCAATGCAGTATGTTATGGAATTTGTCCGGCAATCCATAAGTTTATGGATGCTCTCGGCCGGGATCGTTCTTTTTGCGATAACGCTGTTAGCTTCCCGCAAAAAGTATGTGCTGCTTGCCATGTCCGCCTATTGTATCCTTACTGCGGCGTGGGTCATGCAGCCTAAGCGGACTATCCCGGATCTGGGCAGCGAGTCGCCTGAGGCTTTCTATAAAAAGGAAAGCGGCAGGGTAGTGGAATTCTCTCCGCCCGCAAAAAACTCCCCGCCTTTTGACGTGCTTATATTGCACATCTGCTCGCTGTCATGGGAGGATATTAAAGATTCAGGCTCCGACCTGATGCCGTTCCTTTCTAAATTTGATTATGTTTTCACCAATTTCAGCGCGGCCTGCTCCTATAGCGGGCCGGCGGCACTGCGTGTTTTAAGATCTTCGTGCGGACAAATGCCGCACCCGCAGCTTTATGCCGCCGCCCCCGCCAGCTGTTATCTTATGGACAACCTGCGGGAACTTGGCTTTAAGACATACACGATGTTCAGCCATGACGGTGTGTACGCTGATTTTTCCGCGGGTGTGCAAAAATACGGCCACGCGGACGCGCCACTAGGCATAGCGGGCCTGCCGGTGGAATACCAGATGTTCGACGGTACGCCTCTCTACGCCGACAATGCGGCGCTGCATAAATTCTGGAAGGCCAGGGAAGATTCCAAGGCGCCGCGGGCCGCGCTTTATTACAATACCGCCAATCTTCATATAGGCACGCATAAGGCCGGCGGTTCCAGGGGGCCGGACGACGCTGCCTCCTACAGACAGAGGCTTACCGAGATGACGGCGCAGCTGGAAGAGTTTTTCCTGGAGGTGGAAAGATCAGGCCGCAATGCGGTGGTTATATTCGTGCCGGAACACGGCGCGGCTTTGTCGGGCACCAAAATGCAGGCAAAAGACGTCAGGGAAATCCCGCTTCCGTCCATAGTCGTCTTACCGTTCGCCGTGAAATTGATCGGAAAAAGTTTTTACGCGGACACCGTAAAGCCGCAGGTAATAACCAAACCCGCAAGTCTTCAGGCACTGTCGTGGCTTGTCGCTGAATTCCTGCGGCATAACCCCTATACCAAAGACGCAGGCAAGCCCGCCGCTATCGCCTCGGAAATACCCGGCACTGATTTTATGGCGGAAAATGAAAATGCCGCCGTGATGAGGTTGGGGCTTGGGTATATTTACAAGCAGAAAGACGGGAAGTGGTCGCCGTTGCCGGCGTATGCTGGAATTCCGCCCGGTGCCATACCGTCCCCCCAGGATTTCAGACAGGCCGCCCGCAGATAG
- a CDS encoding 2-oxoacid:acceptor oxidoreductase subunit alpha: MNKSPSKKEVKISELNSITIRFAGDSGDGIQLVGHQFANATAIAGNDLSTLPDYPSEVRSPAGSLGGVSGFQISFGDESVKTPGTKPNVLIVMNPAALAVNIKNVDKGSVIIANSDAFNQGALEKAGYSSNPLEDGTLANYRVLPVPVNTLTENTLKDSGLTRSQILKCKNFYMLGIMYWMYGLPLEPTVNWIKIKFKKTPELAKANQLVLAAGSAYSEATEMFDARFQIKKSPVAPGNYRNLTGNEAAAYALITAAKLLKRKLFYGSYPITPATEILQTLAKHRANDVVVFQTEDEIAAICASIGASFAGCLAATGTSGPGLSLKTEAMGLAVITELPLVIVNVQRGGPSTGLPTKTEQSDLLQSVYGRHGESPLVVLAASSPADCFTTTLEAARIAVKYMTPVIVLSNAYLSNGSEPFRIPKLKELPKFDVPRLPEPGQFKPYMRNPETLARPWAYAGLKGYEHRIGGLEKSDGDGAVSHDPENHELMSKLRAEKIARVAADIPPTKVYGALEGDLLVVGWGSTFGAITQAVNEARRTGLQVSSAHVKYMNPLPPDLGTVMRRFRKILVPEENFGQFRMMLRAAYALEPIGLNKVQGQALNSDEILVKIKEILRGS, from the coding sequence ATGAATAAGTCCCCATCTAAAAAAGAAGTCAAGATAAGCGAGCTGAATTCCATAACTATACGTTTCGCCGGCGATTCCGGCGACGGCATACAGCTTGTGGGCCATCAGTTCGCCAATGCCACCGCTATAGCCGGCAATGACCTGAGCACTTTGCCGGATTATCCGTCCGAAGTCCGCTCTCCGGCGGGCTCGCTGGGCGGGGTCAGCGGGTTCCAGATAAGTTTCGGCGATGAATCGGTCAAGACGCCCGGCACCAAGCCGAATGTGCTCATAGTCATGAATCCGGCGGCGCTCGCCGTCAATATAAAGAACGTGGATAAAGGTTCCGTGATAATCGCCAATTCGGACGCGTTCAACCAGGGCGCCCTTGAAAAGGCGGGCTACAGTTCCAATCCCCTGGAGGACGGCACGCTCGCCAACTACAGGGTCCTGCCCGTGCCCGTGAATACGCTCACGGAAAACACGCTTAAGGATTCCGGGCTTACCAGGTCGCAGATCTTAAAGTGCAAGAATTTCTATATGCTGGGCATCATGTACTGGATGTACGGCCTGCCCTTAGAACCCACAGTGAACTGGATAAAGATAAAATTCAAAAAAACGCCGGAACTGGCCAAAGCCAATCAACTGGTTCTTGCGGCCGGCTCCGCTTACTCCGAGGCCACGGAGATGTTCGACGCCAGATTCCAGATAAAGAAAAGCCCCGTGGCGCCGGGCAATTACCGGAACCTCACCGGCAACGAGGCCGCGGCTTACGCGCTTATTACCGCCGCCAAACTCCTTAAAAGAAAACTTTTCTACGGTTCCTATCCCATAACTCCGGCGACCGAGATCCTTCAGACGCTGGCCAAGCATAGGGCTAACGACGTGGTGGTCTTTCAGACGGAGGACGAAATAGCCGCGATCTGCGCTTCCATAGGCGCCTCGTTCGCGGGGTGCCTGGCCGCCACCGGCACCAGCGGTCCCGGCCTCTCGCTTAAAACGGAAGCTATGGGCCTCGCGGTCATCACGGAACTGCCGCTGGTTATAGTGAACGTGCAGAGAGGCGGCCCTTCCACCGGCCTTCCGACCAAGACCGAGCAGTCGGACCTCCTGCAGTCCGTTTATGGCCGACACGGCGAATCGCCGCTGGTGGTGCTTGCCGCCTCAAGTCCGGCGGACTGCTTCACCACAACGCTTGAAGCCGCCCGGATAGCCGTAAAATATATGACGCCGGTCATAGTGCTTTCCAACGCGTATCTCTCCAACGGCTCCGAGCCGTTCCGGATACCCAAACTGAAAGAACTGCCCAAATTCGACGTTCCGCGCCTGCCGGAGCCGGGACAGTTCAAACCATACATGAGAAACCCTGAAACCCTGGCCCGCCCCTGGGCGTACGCCGGCCTTAAAGGCTATGAACACAGAATAGGCGGTCTTGAAAAATCCGACGGCGACGGCGCCGTCAGCCACGACCCGGAAAACCATGAGCTGATGTCCAAATTACGGGCCGAGAAGATCGCCAGAGTGGCGGCGGACATACCGCCGACCAAAGTCTACGGCGCGCTGGAGGGGGATCTGCTGGTCGTAGGCTGGGGTTCCACATTCGGCGCCATCACACAGGCCGTGAACGAGGCCAGGCGGACGGGTCTGCAGGTCTCATCCGCGCATGTCAAATACATGAACCCGCTGCCGCCGGACCTTGGAACGGTGATGCGCAGGTTCAGAAAGATCCTGGTGCCGGAGGAAAATTTCGGCCAGTTCAGGATGATGCTGCGCGCGGCTTACGCGCTGGAGCCTATCGGTCTCAATAAAGTCCAGGGCCAGGCGCTCAATTCGGACGAGATCCTTGTGAAAATAAAAGAAATCCTGAGAGGTTCATAG
- a CDS encoding glycosyltransferase gives MLIAFMRKLRIVTLVAAISVCVYFIARVILFSYSDYTRLEKLFGLFLLLGETYILVHAFGYMMNVFTLTSWRGEPKLVKPEPGQEPSVAIVVAARHEPKEVLEGTIITFRNVDYPNKTIYFLDDSSEQAYKEEADALARDHGIKIFRREARHGAKAGIVNDFLRGMTEKYIAIFDADQNPMPDFLNEIVPILEGDEKLAFVQTPQFYTNIGESPVAKGAAMQQAIFYETICEGKNATGSMFCCGTNVIFRREALLDVGGFEEEFITEDFATSVNLHIKGWRSWYHNHVVAFGLGPETLPAYFKQQARWAGGTISVFRKLLSTLSRHPFSLSPAQWWEYMLAGTYYFVGWAFFFLMICPIAYLLFNVPSFFLYPQIYLAAYIPYFCLTLLIFFGTMKERHYNIKQIYYGLILGSLCFPLLMRAAVYGLLGKRMTFVVTTKGKAEIMPLSALWPYGVMLGLNIAAFAVGLTKFSHNPYPVGANMFWVAYHLFILWNIFFFNQLPVLGREEKAKWRA, from the coding sequence ATGCTTATCGCTTTCATGCGCAAACTCCGCATAGTCACACTGGTAGCGGCTATCTCTGTCTGCGTCTATTTTATAGCCCGGGTGATACTATTCTCCTACTCGGATTACACAAGGCTGGAAAAGCTCTTCGGCCTGTTCCTGCTGCTCGGCGAAACCTATATACTGGTGCACGCCTTCGGCTATATGATGAACGTCTTCACGCTGACCTCCTGGCGAGGCGAGCCCAAACTGGTAAAACCGGAACCCGGCCAGGAACCGTCGGTGGCCATAGTGGTGGCGGCAAGGCACGAGCCAAAAGAAGTGCTTGAGGGCACTATAATCACCTTCCGCAACGTGGATTACCCGAATAAGACCATCTACTTTCTGGACGACTCCTCGGAACAGGCATACAAGGAGGAGGCCGACGCTCTGGCGCGCGATCACGGGATAAAAATATTCAGGCGCGAAGCGCGCCACGGCGCCAAGGCCGGCATAGTCAACGACTTTCTGCGCGGCATGACCGAGAAATATATAGCCATCTTCGACGCGGACCAGAACCCGATGCCTGATTTTCTCAATGAAATAGTCCCGATACTTGAAGGGGACGAGAAACTGGCCTTCGTTCAGACTCCGCAGTTCTACACGAACATCGGAGAAAGCCCCGTGGCAAAAGGAGCGGCCATGCAGCAGGCCATCTTCTACGAGACCATCTGCGAAGGAAAGAACGCCACTGGCTCCATGTTCTGCTGCGGCACCAATGTGATTTTCCGCAGGGAAGCGCTGCTGGACGTGGGAGGTTTCGAGGAGGAATTTATTACCGAGGACTTCGCCACCTCCGTGAATCTGCATATAAAAGGCTGGCGTTCCTGGTACCACAACCATGTGGTGGCTTTCGGACTGGGCCCCGAGACCCTGCCGGCCTATTTCAAGCAGCAGGCCCGCTGGGCCGGCGGCACCATTAGCGTTTTCCGCAAACTGCTCAGCACTCTTTCCAGACACCCTTTCAGCCTTTCCCCCGCCCAGTGGTGGGAATATATGCTCGCCGGCACCTATTATTTCGTCGGGTGGGCATTCTTCTTTCTGATGATCTGCCCTATAGCCTACCTGCTTTTCAATGTCCCCTCGTTTTTCCTGTATCCCCAGATATATCTTGCCGCTTACATACCGTATTTCTGCCTGACACTGCTGATATTCTTCGGGACGATGAAGGAGCGGCATTACAACATCAAGCAGATCTACTACGGTCTTATACTCGGCTCTCTCTGCTTCCCGCTGCTTATGCGGGCCGCCGTATACGGCCTGCTTGGCAAACGCATGACATTCGTGGTGACAACAAAAGGCAAGGCCGAAATAATGCCGCTATCGGCCCTTTGGCCCTACGGCGTGATGCTGGGACTCAATATTGCGGCTTTCGCTGTAGGCCTGACGAAGTTCAGCCATAATCCCTACCCGGTGGGCGCAAACATGTTCTGGGTCGCCTATCACCTTTTTATACTCTGGAATATTTTCTTTTTCAACCAGCTGCCGGTGCTTGGCAGGGAGGAAAAAGCGAAATGGCGGGCCTGA
- the sucD gene encoding succinate--CoA ligase subunit alpha — protein sequence MSILLNKNSKLIVHGLTGSQGSFHARQCLDYGSKIVAGVTPGKGGTEHLGVPVFNTTREAVKQTGANVSLIFVPPPYAADSILEACDADIKVIICITEGIPVMDMVKVKSRLRRLNAEGANITLVGPNCPGVITPGECKAGIMPAYIHKKGSVGVVSRSGTLTYEAVWQLTCNGLGQSTVVGIGGDPVQGMNFVDTLKLFQNDRQTKAVVMIGEIGGAAEEDAARYIKDCMTKPVFSFVAGKTAPPGRRMGHAGAIVEGNAGTHASKVEALKAAGVTVVENLSEIGATAAAVLKAKPKTVKQIHDKKV from the coding sequence ATGTCAATTTTACTTAACAAGAACAGTAAACTTATAGTGCACGGGCTTACGGGTTCGCAGGGCTCGTTTCACGCCCGACAGTGCCTGGATTACGGTTCAAAAATAGTGGCGGGCGTGACTCCCGGCAAGGGCGGCACTGAGCATTTGGGCGTTCCGGTGTTCAACACAACGCGCGAAGCGGTGAAACAGACGGGCGCCAATGTTTCGCTGATCTTTGTGCCGCCGCCGTACGCCGCGGACTCCATACTGGAAGCCTGCGACGCCGACATTAAGGTTATTATCTGCATTACCGAGGGCATACCGGTAATGGACATGGTAAAAGTTAAAAGCCGCCTTAGAAGGCTTAACGCCGAGGGCGCAAATATAACCCTGGTGGGCCCCAACTGTCCCGGTGTAATAACGCCCGGGGAATGCAAGGCCGGGATAATGCCGGCCTACATACACAAGAAGGGTTCCGTCGGAGTAGTGTCGCGCTCCGGCACGCTTACTTACGAAGCCGTATGGCAGCTGACCTGCAACGGCCTTGGCCAGTCCACGGTGGTGGGCATAGGCGGCGACCCCGTGCAGGGCATGAATTTCGTTGACACGCTCAAACTTTTCCAGAACGACCGTCAGACCAAAGCCGTGGTAATGATAGGCGAAATAGGCGGCGCGGCCGAAGAAGACGCGGCGCGCTATATTAAGGACTGCATGACCAAACCCGTGTTTTCCTTTGTGGCGGGAAAAACCGCCCCCCCGGGGCGCCGCATGGGCCACGCGGGCGCCATAGTGGAGGGGAATGCGGGCACGCACGCCTCTAAAGTGGAAGCGCTTAAAGCCGCGGGTGTTACGGTGGTTGAGAACCTGTCCGAAATAGGCGCGACCGCGGCCGCCGTACTTAAAGCGAAGCCAAAAACGGTGAAGCAGATCCATGATAAAAAAGTATAA